ATTCGGTGAAGAGTGGGTGCGGCTTCAGTGGACGCGCCTGGAATTCCGGGTGAAACTGCGTGCCGAGAAAAAAGGGGTGCTTCTCGCGGGGCAATTCCGCGATCTCCATCAATTTTCCGTCGGGTGAGGTGCCGGAAAAAACAAGGCCTCCCTTTTCAAGGCGTTTGATATAGTCGGGATTTACTTCGTAGCGGTGGCGATGACGTTCTTCCACCTTGCGTTTGCCGTAGGCACCCTCTGCGATGGTGTCTTTTTTCAGTATCGCCGGGTACGCGCCGAGCCGCATCGTGCCTCCGAAGTGACCTTCTTTGATCTTCTGTTTTTGGTCGGGCATGACATCAATGACGAGATGTTTGGCGTGCGGGTTCACCTCGGCGGTGTTGGCGCCTTTCAGTCCCAATACATTGCGCGCGTATTCAATGACCAAAAGCTGCATGCCGTAGCAGAGGCCGAAATAGGGGATCTTGTGCTCTCGCGCGTACTCTATCACGTTCAACTTTCCTTCAATGCCTCGTTCACCGAAACCTCCGGGAACCAGGATGCCGTCATATTTAGAGAGTTCGCGCAGTTTGCTCTTGTCTTCAAAATCCACCGCGGAAAGCCACGAGATCACCGGCTTCTTCCCGTTCTCTATCGCGGAATACTTGATCGCCTCAATGACCGAAATGTACGAATCGGAAAGCACGAAGTCTCCCGTATTGAAATATTTACCCACCACCGCGATGCGGACCTCATTTTTCAGCGAGCGGATCCTGCGCACGAATTTCTTCCAGGTTTCAAGATTTGACCTTCTCTTTTTGGGGTTGAGGCGCAGACGTAAAAGCAAAATATCGCTCAATTTGTCCTTTTCAAAGTTGATGGGAATGTCATAGATGCTGTTCACGTCCGGCGCGGCGATCACTTGGCGCGGGAGGATATTGCAAAACGTCGCCAACTTTTCTCTTCGTTTTTTATCAAGGGGAAGTTCACTGCGCGCAATGATGACATCGGGCTGGATGCCCGCCGCCTGCGCTTGGCGCGTCGCGTGCTGGGTCGGTTTTGTTTTCATCTCCCCCACTTTCGGCGGAGTCGGCAAGTAGCTGACCATCACCACGGCCACATCGTCCGGATGTGCCGCTTTCATCATGCGCGCCGCTTCAAGAAAGAGGATATTTTCATATTCCCCCACCGTGCCCCCGACTTCTATCACCGCGATATCGGCGCGCGCTTTCTCCGTGGCTTTCTTGATGCGGGCAATGGCCTCAAGCGGGATGTGCGGCACCACCTGCACGCACTTTCCTTTGTATTCAAGATTACGTTCTCTCTCAATGACCGATTGATAAATGCGTCCCGTCGTCATGTAGTTTAAGCCGGTCAGCGTCGTATCTAAAAAACGCTCGTAATTCCCCATGTCCTGGTCCGTTTCATCGCCGTCCTGCAATACAAAAACCTCACCGTGTTCGGTGGGGTTCATGGTGCCGGCATCCACGTTCACGTAGGGGTCGATCTTGAGGGCGGTCACGCTAAAACCGCGCGCCTGCAATATCTTCCCTATAGAGGAAGCGGCTATTCCCTTGCCGACGCCGGAGATGACGCCTCCGATGACGAAGATAAACTTGCGGTTGATTTTTTTTGTTGCGCCTGTGTCTTTTTTTGTGTGTTTCTTTTCCACGTTACTCTTCTGCTTACACTCCTATCAAACGCGCAAGTATCTCCTTACTGCCAATATACTTGAAATTGCTCCAAGCACCACTCCGGACAAAGTGATGATCAAAAAGATCTGGGTGAAATTTGAAACGTAATATTCAAAAAGATTGATGCCGCCAAAGAAGCTGTCGGTCACATCGCCAAGCCAGAGAGTGATCGGATAAAACAGCGCCAAGGTGATAACCGCGGAGAAAATGCCGTACATGACGCCCTCCACCACGAAGGGGCCTTGTATATATTTATTGCCGGCACCCACGAGCCGCATGACGGCGATCTCGTCTCGAGAGGTGTAGATAACAAGTCGTATGGTGTTGAACGTGATGATGATGGAAATGAGGACCAAGAACACGGTGACCGCAAAACCGATCTTTTCGGCTCCGGCTAAGATCTTAGTGAGTTTTTCAATCGCCACCTTGTTTTGCTCGTAATTGACCTTATCAATGATGGAATACTTCCCTTGCGCGAGAGCGCTTTGTTCTTCCAAGAACTTCGCGATGCTTTCGTACTGCGAAGTTTCTTTTGCTTTGATACCTACGGAGGCGCCGAGCGGGTTTTCATCAAGCTCATCAAGCGCCTGAATGGTGAGGTAATCATTTTTATGCCGTTCCCTGAAATTCGCGAGCGCTTCTTCCCGTGACGTGTATGACACTGAAGCTACTTCGGGAAGCTCGCTCAAAGAATCACGCAAATTGATAATATCCTCCTCCAAGGCATCAATGGTGAAGTAGACATTCACGTCTACTTTGTTTCTTATTTGTTCCAGAGAGCCCTGAAAC
This is a stretch of genomic DNA from Candidatus Ryanbacteria bacterium CG10_big_fil_rev_8_21_14_0_10_43_42. It encodes these proteins:
- a CDS encoding CTP synthase, whose amino-acid sequence is MNRKFIFVIGGVISGVGKGIAASSIGKILQARGFSVTALKIDPYVNVDAGTMNPTEHGEVFVLQDGDETDQDMGNYERFLDTTLTGLNYMTTGRIYQSVIERERNLEYKGKCVQVVPHIPLEAIARIKKATEKARADIAVIEVGGTVGEYENILFLEAARMMKAAHPDDVAVVMVSYLPTPPKVGEMKTKPTQHATRQAQAAGIQPDVIIARSELPLDKKRREKLATFCNILPRQVIAAPDVNSIYDIPINFEKDKLSDILLLRLRLNPKKRRSNLETWKKFVRRIRSLKNEVRIAVVGKYFNTGDFVLSDSYISVIEAIKYSAIENGKKPVISWLSAVDFEDKSKLRELSKYDGILVPGGFGERGIEGKLNVIEYAREHKIPYFGLCYGMQLLVIEYARNVLGLKGANTAEVNPHAKHLVIDVMPDQKQKIKEGHFGGTMRLGAYPAILKKDTIAEGAYGKRKVEERHRHRYEVNPDYIKRLEKGGLVFSGTSPDGKLMEIAELPREKHPFFLGTQFHPEFQARPLKPHPLFTEFIKAACLPARQAIKREQKKK